Proteins from a single region of Hordeum vulgare subsp. vulgare chromosome 6H, MorexV3_pseudomolecules_assembly, whole genome shotgun sequence:
- the LOC123401336 gene encoding trichohyalin, whose protein sequence is MSRYEYETNGYHRAVEDEYEDEYYDEDEYEDEGAEAPGEDEEPPEGQQEFLQIRERLKEQIRRKAQSASASTAGRSASSHDRKAPPANFGSFFGPSKPVISQRVIEERKSMKEIQNTVPRERRPPGKDIPSSSKVQAKPNGFHQKQKIVNEAKKKAEALKDNRDYSFLLSDDADIPSPPREKPAARPSLTKKSDREMMHSAGKSRAPISQPARLPNGHGLNNTSSTQRRPESKFESKGKETLPSRERSLDNGRMHSVVRNGSSQTTGSKAAGQKFPSKSQIANKPSMKEVNEQSLRKDHLARKQPVLPNGQPQSSQSQRMQSASYGQRPQQSSQSQRPQQSSQSQRPQQSLQSQRPQQSSQSQRPQQSSQSQRQQQSLQSQRPQQSSQSQRPQQSSQSQRPLQSSQRERPLQSSQRERPLQSSQSQRPQQSSQSQRPQQSLQRQRPQQSSQLQSSQSQRQLTQNNRPQQMLQRQRPLSSQGHYPDQRRVQANGVKPAERQPSRQVSANGIRDDRAKKKQLGKRRFDDDIDDEGDPMAMIRNMFRYDPSKYAGRDDDDSDMEADFATIEMEEKRSARIARKEDEEQLRLLEEEERREQERKRRRVGR, encoded by the exons ggttatcaTCGGGCAGTGGAGGATGAGTATGAGGACGAgtactatgatgaagatgagtaTGAGGACGAAGGTGCAGAAGCTCCTGGGGAGGACGAAGAGCCACCAGAGGGTCAGCAGGAGTTCCTTCAAATTAGAGAACGATTGAAGGAGCAGATTAGGCGGAAGGCACAGAGTGCTAGTGCTAGCACAGCTGGTCGCTCGGCTTCCTCGCATGATAGAAAAGCACCCCCAGCCAA TTTTGGCTCCTTCTTTGGGCCCTCCAAGCCGGTGATTTCCCAGCGTGTAATTGAAGAAAGGAAGTCAATGAAAGAGATACAGAACACAGTGCCCAGAGAGCGAAGACCTCCTGGA AAGGACATCCCATCATCTTCGAAAGTGCAAGCTAAACCAAATGGATTTCACCAGAAGCAAAAGATTGTTAATGAG GCAAAAAAGAAGGCTGAGGCACTTAAGGATAATCGGGACTATTCATTTCTACTCTCAGATGATGCTGACATTCCATCTCCTCCAAGGGAAAAACCTGCGGCTAGGCCTTCCTTGACTAAAAAGTCTG ATCGCGAGATGATGCATTCTGCAGGGAAAAGTAGGGCACCAATAAGTCAGCCTGCCAGATTGCCAAATGGTCATGGGTTGAACAACACATCGTCCACACAAAGACGCCCTGAAAGTAAGTTTGAATCCAAGGGAAAGGAGACACTCCCAAGTAGAGAAAGATCTCTTGACAATGGAAGGATGCATAGTGTTGTTAGAAATGGGTCCAGCCAGACCACTGGAAGCAAAGCTGCAGGCCAAAAGTTTCCGAGCAAGAGTCAGATAGCAAATAAGCCTTCTATGAAGGAAGTGAATGAACAATCTCTGAGAAAGGATCATTTAGCTAGAAAGCAGCCTGTGTTACCTAACGGTCAACCACAGTCCTCACAAAGTCAGAGGATGCAATCAGCCTCGTATGGTCAGAGGCCACAGCAGTCGTCGCAGAGCCAGAGGCCACAGCAGTCGTCACAGAGCCAGAGGCCACAGCAGTCGTTGCAGAGCCAGCGGCCACAGCAGTCGTCGCAGAGCCAGCGGCCACAGCAGTCATCGCAGAGCCAGAGGCAACAGCAGTCGTTGCAGAGCCAGAGGCCACAGCAGTCATCGCAGAGCCAGAGGCCACAACAGTCGTCACAGAGCCAGAGGCCACTGCAGTCGTCGCAGCGTGAGAGGCCACTGCAGTCATCGCAGCGTGAGAGGCCACTGCAGTCATCGCAGAGTCAGAGACCACAACAGTCATCGCAGAGTCAGAGACCACAACAATCACTACAGAGACAGAGACCACAGCAATCTTCACAGTTGCAATCCTCACAAAGCCAAAGACAGCTGACACAAAACAACAGGCCGCAACAGATGTTGCAGCGGCAGAGGCCTCTTTCCTCGCAAGGTCATTATCCTGATCAAAGAAGAGTCCAAGCAAATGGAGTAAAACCAGCAGAAAGGCAG CCATCTCGACAAGTATCTGCCAATGGAATACGTGATGAtcgtgcaaagaaaaagcaattgGGGAAACGAAGGTTTGATGATGACATTGACGATGAGGGCGACCCCATGGCAATGATTAGGAATATGTTCAG GTATGACCCTAGTAAATATGCAGGCAGAGATGATGATGATAGTGACATGGAAGCAGATTTCGCTACTATAGAGATGGAAGAGAAAAGAAG TGCAAGGATTGCAAGGAAGGAGGACGAAGAACAGCTCCGCCTgctcgaggaagaagagaggCGTGAACAGGAGAGGAAGAGACGGCGTGTAGGCCGATAG